One region of Culex pipiens pallens isolate TS chromosome 2, TS_CPP_V2, whole genome shotgun sequence genomic DNA includes:
- the LOC120415515 gene encoding epidermal growth factor-like protein: MSGKYSALILAICGAAVLAQDGGVKSWRKGGSASHGHMVMNQTVVEDQPGSTMVNLHRGNDSQSALDQFMNKTKTAIPTGVCFEEIPTISLVKPNNGLIPAGNGSDPSLSRVQVCCKGFERNVHNFRKCDPICEQPCFNGLCVGPNTCSCYPDFVQNREGKCVPTCPIGCDNGVCDLDLRRCICKEGFELDKSGQFCVPGCKGGCGVGRCVAVNTCVCDDGYTPDEDGLCVPKCEGGCGAGDCIAPGVCQCRPGYEKGDEGCEPICSNGCFNGLCTAPEVCSCKPGYAMGPSGNNKCEATCERPCLNGDCTGPNTCTCHRGYVLDETNQFKCLAHCPNGCPNGVCSGPNMCLCNAGFIKDRSLKGSQACVKRV, encoded by the exons ATGTCCGGAAAGTACTCGGCGTTGATTCTTGCAATCTGTGGAGCAGCTGTTTTAGCACAGGATGGAGGCGTCAAATCTTGGCGCAAGGGCGGTTCCGCGTCCCACGGCCACATGGTCATGAACCAGACCGTGGTCGAGGATCAACCGGGTTCCACCATGGTAAACCTTCACCGCGGCAACGATTCCCAAAGTGCGCTGGACCAGTTCAtgaacaaaaccaaaaccgccATCCCAACCGGGGTCTGCTTCGAGGAGATCCCCACGATCAGCCTGGTCAAGCCGAACAACGGACTCATCCCGGCCGGCAACGGATCCGATCCGTCGCTGAGTCGCGTCCAGGTTTGCTGCAAGGGCTTCGAACGGAACGTGCACAACTTCCGCAAGTGTGATCCGATCTGCGAGCAGCCCTGCTTCAACGGGCTGTGCGTTGGTCCGAACACCTGCAGCTGCTATCCGGACTTTGTGCAGAACCGCGAGGGCAAGTGCGTGCCAACCTGCCCGATCGGATGTGACAACGGCGTGTGTGATCTGGACCTGAGGCGGTGCATCTGCAAGGAGGGATTCGAGCTGGATAAGAGTGGTCAGTTTTGCGTGCCCGGATGTAAGGGAGGTTGCGGAGTGGGGCGATGTGTGGCGGTGAACACTTGCGTTTGTGACGACGGTTACACGCCGGACGAGGATGGACTGTGTGTGCCCAAGTGCGAAGGAGGTTGCGGAGCTGGAGATTGCATTGCACCAGGGGTTTGTCAGTGCCGGCCGGGTTACGAGAAGGGTGACGAGGGATGCGAGCCGATATGTTCTAA TGGCTGCTTCAACGGGCTCTGCACCGCTCCGGAAGTGTGTTCCTGCAAGCCGGGCTACGCGATGGGACCCTCGGGCAACAACAAGTGCGAGGCCACGTGCGAGCGACCCTGCCTGAACGGGGACTGCACCGGGCCCAACACGTGCACTTGCCACCGCGGATACGTTCTGGACGAGACCAACCAGTTCAA GTGCCTCGCTCACTGTCCCAACGGTTGTCCCAACGGAGTCTGCTCGGGGCCAAACATGTGCCTGTGCAATGCTGGATTCATCAAGGACCGCAGCTTGAAGGGAAGTCAAGCGTGTGTGAAGCGCGTGTAG